A single region of the Triticum dicoccoides isolate Atlit2015 ecotype Zavitan chromosome 2B, WEW_v2.0, whole genome shotgun sequence genome encodes:
- the LOC119366452 gene encoding uncharacterized protein LOC119366452, which translates to MDANWAVGVGVDLNAPPPTGDDDWRAQFQPEARSRVVNKIMECLKKHLPVSVPEGLNELQIIAVRFEDKIYTAATSQSDYLRKISLKMLSMETKAQQAPGNAQVIPNQMNLGQASCLRMPDGTPWRPTQGPDPAAVAAADAAVTAAAGVDPNAPAPTGGDWRPQLQPEARSRIVNKIVECLKKHLPVSVPEGLNELQKIAVRSEEKIYTAATSQSDYLRKISLKILSMEKNT; encoded by the exons ATGGACGCCAACTGGGCCGTGGGCGTTGGCGTTGACCTGAACGCCCCGCCGCCCACCGGAGACGACGACTGGCGCGCCCAGTTCCAGCCCGAGGCGCGCAGCAGGGTCGTCAACAAGAT AATGGAATGTCTGAAGAAGCATCTGCCGGTATCAGTGCCAGAGGGACTGAACGAACTTCAAATCATCGCTGTGCGCTTCGAAGACAAGATTTATACTGCAGCGACCAGTCAG TCTGATTATTTGCGGAAGATCTCTCTGAAAATGCTATCTATGGAGACGAAGGCACAACAGGCTCCTGGAAATGCTCAAGTGATTCCAAATCAAATGAACCTCGGTCAAG CATCATGTTTAAGAATGCCCGACGGAACCCCCTGGCGGCCCACCCAGGGGCCAGACCCCGCTGCAGTCGCTGCTGCCGACGCCGCTGTCACTGCTGCCGCCGGCGTTGACCCGAACGCCCCGGCCCCCACCGGAGGCGATTGGCGCCCCCAACTTCAGCCTGAGGCGCGCAGCAGGATCGTCAATAAGAT AGTGGAATGCCTGAAGAAGCATCTGCCAGTATCAGTGCCAGAGGGACTGAATGAACTTCAAAAAATCGCTGTGCGAAGCGAAGAGAAGATCTATACTGCAGCGACCAGCCAG TCTGATTATTTGCGGAAGATTTCTCTGAAAATACTATCTATGGAGAAGAACACGTAA